One genomic window of Arachis stenosperma cultivar V10309 chromosome 10, arast.V10309.gnm1.PFL2, whole genome shotgun sequence includes the following:
- the LOC130956802 gene encoding putative ETHYLENE INSENSITIVE 3-like 4 protein: MVLIQEEMDPAYVQLSDTENEEIDATATAEDETINYEDLKKRIWKDRILLQKMKEKLNIDESENKEAKQEASRKKKMSRAQHSILKYMVKIMEVCKARGFVYGIISEKGKPVTGSSDSLREWWKEDIRFDQTAPTAIAKYLPLLEKGELDKSSSIHLLQDLQDTTLGSLLSSLMQHCVPPQRRYPLDRGVAPPWWPNGSEAWWGEQGFLAQKHGPPPYKKPHDLKKAWKVSVLASVIKHMSPDLEKLRRLVTQSRTLQDRMTAKDSATWSKVVNKEEALLRLTNKCLKISPSSSDEENNKEDNEGEIEVFDFVDKLLYTCQNVDCPQSDLSMGFKDKNSRMNHESMCGFRGATLNHQGSNSSNENSKAFHDYLSSEERMISVGNWMNMEVAKANDNNNDNNKFGETDFGDVDIMNGMEEIAGEAFGEDNLGLWLNDIEGCELLAALEMVKANSVIDSTHPNNNTLIMIGEFNTIEYEIANEIEYKIENEIDDEIDYDYEMILNMILIVIHLPG; the protein is encoded by the exons atgGTACTAATCCAAGAAGAAATGGATCCGGCTTATGTTCAATTATCTGATACAGAAAACGAGGAAATTGATGCTACCGCGACAGCAGAAGATGAAACTATAAATTATGAAGATCTGAAGAAGCGCATATGGAAAGACCGTATCCTTCTCCAGAAGATGAAGGAGAAACTTAACATAGACGAATCTGAAAACAAAGAAGCCAAACAAGAAGCGTCCAGGAAGAAAAAGATGTCTAGAGCACAACACTCTATCCTCAAATACATGGTCAAGATCATGGAGGTTTGCAAAGCTCGTGGATTTGTCTATGGCATCATTTCCGAAAAAG gTAAACCAGTTACTGGCAGCTCGGATAGTTTGCGAGAATGGTGGAAAGAAGATATCAGATTTGACCAAACTGCTCCTACAGCAATTGCAAAGTATTTACCGTTACTTGAAAAAGGAGAGTTAGATAAGTCGTCAAGCATACACCTTCTCCAAGATCTTCAAGACACAACACTAGGATCTCTTCTTTCATCACTGATGCAACACTGTGTGCCGCCACAAAGAAGGTACCCTTTGGATAGAGGCGTGGCCCCGCCGTGGTGGCCTAATGGGTCAGAGGCATGGTGGGGTGAACAGGGCTTTTTGGCTCAAAAACACGGACCACCACCATACAAGAAACCCCATGATTTGAAGAAAGCATGGAAGGTTTCGGTTTTGGCTTCGGTTATAAAGCACATGTCTCCTGACTTAGAGAAATTGAGAAGGCTTGTGACTCAATCAAGGACTTTGCAAGATAGGATGACTGCCAAAGACAGTGCTACTTGGTCCAAAGTTGTGAACAAAGAAGAAGCTTTGTTGAGACTTACAAACAAGTGTCTTAAGATTTCCCCTTCGTCCAGCGACGAGGAGAACAATAAGGAAGACAATGAAGGAGAAATCGAAGTCTTTGA CTTTGTGGATAAACTACTGTATACATGTCAGAACGTAGATTGTCCACAAAGCGATTTGTCTATGGGATTTAAAGACAAGAATTCAAGGATGAACCACGAGTCTATGTGCGGTTTTCGCGGTGCTACTCTCAATCATCAGGGAAGTAACAGCAGCAATGAAAATTCAAAGGCTTTTCATGATTATCTGTCGAGCGAGGAGAGGATGATAAGTGTTGGAAATTGGATGAATATGGAGGTAGCTAAGGCCAATGACAACAATAACGATAATAATAAATTTGGTGAAACTGATTTTGGTGATGTTGATATTATGAATGGGATGGAAGAGATTGCAGGTGAAGCTTTTGGTGAAGACAATTTAGGGTTATGGCTGAATGACATTGAAGGTTGTGAGTTGCTTGCGGCATTGGAGATGGTTAAAGCAAATAGCGTGATAGATTCTACTCATCCGAATAATAACACACT